In Tsukamurella tyrosinosolvens, the genomic window CGCCGAGGCGGAACCCGTTCGGGCAGACGAGCGCCCGCGGGATCGTGCTGGATCCGGTTCGTCGGTAGTGCTCGCGGTAGGCGGAGATCGCCTCTGTCCGTGCCTGCACGGAGGGTTGCCATGTCCATCCGGGGCATGCCTCGAGCCGGCGCGCCGTGTCGCCAGGTAGCCGGCCAGCCAGGTAGTCCCGTCGCCGGTTCCGCACCCACAAGCCGAGCCGGAACCCGCTCGCAGCGTGATACTTCGCGGGCACGCGTGAGTGTCCCTGCTCGCGAACGAACCGCTGCAGCTCCGCGAAGCCTGCCTCGTACCCGCTCTCTTGGCCCGCGCGCTGTTCGGCGCCGTCGTCGTTCGTGTCAGTCATCGGCACTGACCGATCACAGCTTCTGGCCTTGCTGGCACACCACACCTCCCGGTCGAGAATCTCTATTTTGGAGACTACCGAGAGGATCAGGGGTCGCGCAAAGGAATCCTCCGTGGGGCGGGCTCAGGCGCCGCTGACCTGCGAGTGTCGCGTCCTCTGGCGGATCGAAGCCGGCGCGCTCATCGCTTCGAGTCGGGCCCCACTACCGCCGACACCCCGAGCCGCTCGAGCGCTGGTGCGAGGTAGGTGGCGAAGTTGTCGGTATCCGTCGGCCCTCCGGTGAGCATGCCGATCGCCATGGCGTCGCCGTCTCGGTCGACCACGAAGACAGGCGCCCCCGAGTCCCCGGACACCGCCCCTCCGCCCCATTCAAGAGTCTTCTCGTCCGCGGCGATCAGCGGACCACAGGTGACCCCCGACCGGGCGCCGTTCATGCACACCGACGTCCCCTTCGGCATCGCCATGACCTGCGCGGGTGTGAGAACTCCGCGAAGCACCACTCCAGGCGCCGGCGCGAGGTCGGAAGCGCCCGCCTCACGAGCGGCGCGGGAGAGGTAGAAGACAGCTGAGTCCTGTGAAGCTCCGCGCTCGTCGAGCCCGCGCGCCGAATCCTGCAGCGGGGCGAGCCGTACGCGAGGTGTTCCGAA contains:
- a CDS encoding S1 family peptidase; amino-acid sequence: MSWPVLRRGTSLGYLTAGHCNQQQGAPLWIPATPFGTPRVRLAPLQDSARGLDERGASQDSAVFYLSRAAREAGASDLAPAPGVVLRGVLTPAQVMAMPKGTSVCMNGARSGVTCGPLIAADEKTLEWGGGAVSGDSGAPVFVVDRDGDAMAIGMLTGGPTDTDNFATYLAPALERLGVSAVVGPDSKR